One window of uncultured Erythrobacter sp. genomic DNA carries:
- a CDS encoding recombination protein O N-terminal domain-containing protein produces the protein MNLSAPAILIASRAHGETAAIARLLTEQHGLVAGYVAGGRGRQLRPVMIPGNAVALELRSKSESQLPFARIELAESRAPWMTEPLPAAAIQWACALTASTLPERNPYPSLYSALDGLLTAICHAPSARGWLAAMVAYEAMLLRELGYGGQKPEISGDFEAQFRAFRQLHRPIGEHLLAGNPRDVMAARVALGERLARME, from the coding sequence ATGAACCTCAGCGCGCCTGCCATTCTGATTGCATCGCGCGCGCATGGTGAGACGGCGGCGATTGCGCGGCTGCTGACCGAGCAGCACGGGCTGGTCGCGGGCTATGTTGCCGGCGGGCGAGGGCGGCAGCTGCGCCCTGTGATGATCCCCGGCAATGCGGTCGCGCTGGAACTGCGCTCGAAGTCCGAAAGCCAGCTTCCCTTTGCGCGGATCGAGCTGGCAGAAAGCCGCGCCCCGTGGATGACCGAGCCGCTGCCTGCTGCCGCGATCCAGTGGGCCTGCGCGCTCACCGCCAGCACCTTGCCCGAGCGCAATCCCTATCCCTCGCTCTATTCCGCGCTCGACGGTCTGCTCACCGCGATCTGCCATGCGCCCAGCGCCCGCGGCTGGCTCGCGGCGATGGTCGCCTATGAGGCGATGCTGCTGCGCGAGCTGGGTTATGGCGGCCAGAAACCGGAGATTTCTGGGGATTTCGAAGCGCAATTCCGCGCCTTTCGCCAGCTTCACCGCCCGATTGGCGAGCATCTGCTTGCCGGAAACCCGCGCGATGTTATGGCTGCTCGGGTGGCGCTTGGCGAGCGGCTCGCTCGCATGGAATAG